The Trichomycterus rosablanca isolate fTriRos1 chromosome 22, fTriRos1.hap1, whole genome shotgun sequence genome has a window encoding:
- the pam16 gene encoding mitochondrial import inner membrane translocase subunit tim16 — MAKYLAQIVVMGVQVVGRAFARALRQEFAASQAAASARGRAGQQSAATSSFTGMSLQEAQQILNISTLNPEEIQKNYENLFKVNEKSQGGSFYLQSKVVRAKERLDEELTILNENKPHEQKEQQQT, encoded by the exons GCAAAGTATCTAGCACAGATTGTGGTGATGGGAGTGCAAGTGGTGGGCCGAGCATTCGCTCGTGCTTTACGTCAGGAGTTTGCAG CCAGCCAGGCTGCAGCCAGTGCCAGAGGGAGAGCAGGCCAGCAGTCGGCTGCGACGTCTAGCTTTACTGGAATGAGCCTGCAGGAAGCACAGCAGATTCTCAACATATCAACACTGAACCCAGAGGAAATTCAGAAG AATTACGAGaatttatttaaagtgaatGAAAAATCTCAAGGTGGCTCCTTCTACCTGCAGTCTAAG GTGGTAAGAGCCAAAGAGCGTCTGGATGAAGAGCTCACAATTCTGAATGAGAATAAACCACATGAGCAGAAAGAGCAGCAACAAACATGA